The DNA window CCCATTGTGGAAATATCGCTTGAAGATATTTTATCAGATGTGCAGCGACAGCATCCGGGTCCCAGCTCCCTCGCGACAGGAACTTTGGAAAAGACCAATACCGCGTCTGGGAACCACTCGCTTGGTAAAGTTGCGTCAAGGTGCCTGAACCTGTGTGGGTAATAAATCCATAGATGAACGCTTGGAAAAGCGCAAAGTTTTGGGAGTTGAACATAAACCGAAACTCTGATAGAATACCTTCTAAGTGGAGAAGCAGGTGCATTGTTTCTTTCCTTTCAAAACAAGCGTTATGTTTATGAAAGGATACCTGCTTTTCTGCTTTAATGCATCTTAATTCTTAAAATTGTCCAAACTTTAGTTCCTTTAGGGAGTGGTCTAAAAAACCGCGTGCAGTACAAAACCTATGGGATCTAAATGCTCTTTCGCAAGTCCCTAACTGTAGATGAAGGAGCTTGAGATTAAAACCTATGCTTCCATACGACTAATTCCATTTTGTCTTTTAAAGGCGATATTGCTCCGAATAACCCCGAACCCCGAATTTCCTGTTGCAGTCGGTTCCGAAATTGTACCTTGTGTCGGACGTTGAAGACCCGCGCAGATTGAATACTCTGATAGATACCATTCCCATAGAAAAACAGACTCAGCACCCCGACAGGTATCGCAACTTCATAACGCTCTTGGTCGGCGTAATAGAAGCTCGCACTCCCTAATACCACCATACCCACAAAGGTGTAAAGTCCGTCAGTCGTTCTCCCGGTATAAACCTGTCCACTTCCCGGCACTAACGCTGAAAACACACCAGCGACCGTCGGCGAACGGTGCGGAAGCGTATCAGCGTTTTTTATCCTCCGCGCCAATCTATCGCTCACTTCAGCGAAAGGCGTATCGGGGTAGGTTGAATATACGTCGCTCCACACGCGACTCGCTTGTGTCCATTCTCCCTTATCTGCATGGAGCATTCCAATTGTAAAGTGTGCGCGGGGCGCTAAACTGCTCTCCTTATGTTCTGAAAGGAACCGTTTAAGGGACGCAAGCCCCTGCTCGCTATCGCCTAACAGAACATGACACTGCGCAATATTGTTTTTCGCGCGCTCGACAAGAACACTTTTCGGATAGGTATCAATCAGAAGTTGGTAGGCGCGGATTGCGTTCTCCAATTTGCCTGCATTCTGGTAGGAGGCGGCAACACGGAACGCTATGAAATCAATTTGAGGGGCATCGGGATTTAAAAAGAGGAGTCGCTTATACTCGTGAGCGGCGTTGAGATAATCCCTTTCTTGGAAGAGTGAATCCGCAAAAGAGGACTCTACAGCTTCAGCAGGTACCGGAAATGCACATAAAAAAATAAGCGACAAGGCACAAGCGACACGCCCATATCGCCCTAAAACGGAGAGGAAGACTTTCATTCGGTATCAAGTTGCTTTTGCACATGCTCCTTGCTAATTGCCCAAACGCTATTTCCGACATCCGTAAGGTATGGGGCAACTCGAGAATTCGCAATCTCGTTTTTGAAGCCATCGGGACCATAAGCGTTGAAAAGGATGAGTGCGAAGGCTATAACAAGTCCACCAGAAACGATACCGAAGCCGAATCCGAGCAGATGGTTCACCCATCCCAAAACACCGCTTTCGAGAATCCGCTGAATCCGCTCAAAAAGGGAGTCCACCAGAATAGAGACGATCAGTACAATAGCAACAATGCTCAGCCACTTCGCCCAACTCGGATTGGCTACCAACTTCTGGATAACTACCGCAAGTTGCCCCCAAAATTGACAGGCAGTAAAGAACCCGATGCCGATGACGAATATACCCCATACACTCCGGGTGAAACCTGCACGATAGCAACTTATACCTGCCAATCCAACAAGAATGAGAATACCGATATCGAGTTTGGTCATCTTTTTATCTATAAGCCTTGGTGATCAGCAATCGTCGATCAGAAGGCGGGGTTGCAAAACCTGCAGCCGGTAACGGAATAGCGGGGTGTTTTGCTTGGTCTACGCCGAGAAGCGTCAAACCTCAAACCCACCTGACCGCACCACAAGGAAAATTAAAAAACTGGGTTGGGTATCTATTTGCTCTCTTGCAGAAAAGGGATCTCTGTCAAACCGCACCCAAAGACATGTTCAATTGCAATCGCTATCGGCGTGCCGTTGCCTAACTGGTGAAGCAGCTTGCGAATTTTGGGGAGACCGAACTGCTGGATGAGAAATTCCGCGACTGCAGTGGATTGGATATACGCCAACTTCCGATATTTTGTGGGAAGTTGGTTAAACGGTTTATTCAATAGGGCAAAGGGGAGTAAACGGTTCATCTGACCGGCTTGCTGGAAGTCACGGCGTTCAGATTCAAACATAGGTCGGGCAATGCTTTGTGCGAGTCCCTCGTCAAGCCATACAGGACAATGCCCGTGTGCTACATGATGAACCAACAAGTGGACCCATTCATGTCGTAACAGCGCATATAAGATACTGAGCACTGGCTCCCCCGCTGCGCAGTATGCCAGACGGATGCCGCCATCATAGCACCCACTCGCCCATTTTGGCATTGAATGTTGAGAGGTCGCCCGTCCGTTCGTATTTGCGATCGATATAGAGACGGGTGAAGCGGGATAGTACCCTAACATTTCGCCCAATTCCGAATAAGTTCGATAAATCAGGCGACAGAGGTTCCAGATTGTCTGTGAGTTCATTTCGGAATGACACGTGAGATCGAAAAATTCGGAACGGACAACCTGTATAGGGAACTTCGCGGGACAGAGTTGTAACTGTTCAAGGAATTGTAGAGGGGGTAGTTCGTTAAAGTCATCCAAACAGATAAGTGTATTATAACACGCTTTTTCGTCAAGAATGCGTGCTTTCCGCCTAAGAGCCGTCGGCGAATCAGGACATAATCGCAGCGCGATGTCTAAGCACGCCAATGCCGTATCCCACTCTCCCACCATCTCGTATGCTTTTGCGAGGTCGGCATAGATATAGTGATGCCGTGCTGTCCCCAATTTCAAGCCAGCGAGATAGTGGTGAATCGCTTCAACATAACACGCCTGTCCATAACTAAGCGCTGCCTGTTGAAAATGTGATAATGCCAATGAATTGGTATGTCCAACGTGCACAACCTTCATAAAGAACGGTGGTGCATTAAAGGTGTATCCTTCAATGCACAACACAATCCCTCTCCCAGTAAAATCATGACCGTTCAATATCAACGACTTTGAAACTAATTTTCCCACATTTCAGCGTAGAACCGTCCTGAATACGGGTCGATGCTTCAACGGGTGCGTTATCAAGGTAAGTCGTATCGGAACTCCCCAAATCCGTGACGTAGACTTCGTCATCCTTCTGCTCAAATCGGACGTGTATACGAGAAAGCGTCCGAATTGCGTTGTAACGCTTTAACAGCTCTGGGGATTCAACGGGTTGTTGCGTATCCCATTTCTGCAGTGCCTCGGCGTCCGGTAAAGATGCCCCAACCTGTGAGATTTCGGTATCTTCATTGCCCATCCCCTGTAAGCTATAACTGGGTTGCAGTTCGAGCCCTTCTACATCTACAGGATCGGCTTCTACGGCTTCACCTCGAATTTCTGCCATCACACGTTCGCGGGCGCGTTGCTCGGCACCAGGCGGCGGTATGACGTTCTCTCTCTCCTCAAAGCGGTAGTATGAGAAGTCTATTAATTGCTTCAATGGCTGAAGGTCCGGAAAGTTGTTAATTTCCTTTAGAAGACGTTTCTGCTTACGTGATAGCCTCTCATTTTTCAGCCAGCACGTATAAGCTTCCAACATCTCAGCCTTTTTCAAGTCATCTGCCGAGATGCCGGCCCTCCGCCATATCTTCCAGAAGCGCATAAATTAATCCTCCAATTAATATATCCACTGAATGCCTTTTGCAATCAGAATCTTCCGCAATTCCTCGGTGCACCGAAAAATCCAGATTTTCACAGTGCCATCCTTGCGGTTGAGAATGCGGGCAATCTCTGCGATACTATAGCCTTCTAAGTGCCGTAACATCCACGCAATCCGATGATTTGGTTTCGTTACCTGTTCAAGGGCACTCTCCAAAATCTGTTGCGCTTCTGAGGCTTCTAATTCCTGTTCGGGACCCGGGCGCGGGTCTTCGTATTTACTCAGCGGTTGTTCATCCTCATCGGGTGAACCACTGAGGGGGTGTTCCCGAATCCTGTCCCGCTTCCGTATCGCATCGATAATCGTATTTCGCGCTACCGTATTTAACCACGCCTGAAAACTACCTTGCTCTGTATCCCATTTGCCCAACTTCTGCCAAACTTTGACGAACACATCCGAGGCGACCTCTTCAGCATCTTGATAATTTCCAAGCATTCGGTAGGCTTTATTATAAACCCACTTATAATGCTTGTCGAACAATTGCCTAAACGCGGCTTCGTTGCCTGCTTTCGCTTGCGTCGCGAGATAGGTATCTTCGACAGCAGATAAGTCATTAGATATTTGGCGCGCCATTCAAATCTGCTCCTTCGCCTATAAGGATCCTTTTCAGCAGGCTATACAATGTAACGTTAATGAATTCTATAACGTTTCAAAAAAAGAAAAGAGTGGCACGCCGTGGAGAATTAACGCACTACTAACGTTGATTCATAGATTTATGAGAAGAGAGTTAATTTATTATATACTATTTTCACAAAATATGTCAAGAAAAAACAAGTTTTTTTAAAATTTATGGATAAAAATTAGCTGAATCCCGCCAAAACACGCACCTATAGCAGCATAAAAAACGCAAAATGCGTCTCTATGGGACACTTGCCAGAACAATTCGTTCCTTCCCTGCATAGTCCTTGAACAATTCATACGTGGCGTAGGCAGACTCAGCCTCAAACAGCGTCCGAATGGTATTGGCTTGTGTTGCATCGATCTCAAGGATCAGTTTTCCCATGGGTGCAAGATATTTGGGTGCCTCCGCAATTAATCGACGAATAACGTC is part of the Candidatus Poribacteria bacterium genome and encodes:
- a CDS encoding tetratricopeptide repeat protein, producing MKVFLSVLGRYGRVACALSLIFLCAFPVPAEAVESSFADSLFQERDYLNAAHEYKRLLFLNPDAPQIDFIAFRVAASYQNAGKLENAIRAYQLLIDTYPKSVLVERAKNNIAQCHVLLGDSEQGLASLKRFLSEHKESSLAPRAHFTIGMLHADKGEWTQASRVWSDVYSTYPDTPFAEVSDRLARRIKNADTLPHRSPTVAGVFSALVPGSGQVYTGRTTDGLYTFVGMVVLGSASFYYADQERYEVAIPVGVLSLFFYGNGIYQSIQSARVFNVRHKVQFRNRLQQEIRGSGLFGAISPLKDKMELVVWKHRF
- a CDS encoding RNA polymerase sigma factor; translation: MARQISNDLSAVEDTYLATQAKAGNEAAFRQLFDKHYKWVYNKAYRMLGNYQDAEEVASDVFVKVWQKLGKWDTEQGSFQAWLNTVARNTIIDAIRKRDRIREHPLSGSPDEDEQPLSKYEDPRPGPEQELEASEAQQILESALEQVTKPNHRIAWMLRHLEGYSIAEIARILNRKDGTVKIWIFRCTEELRKILIAKGIQWIY
- a CDS encoding tetratricopeptide repeat protein, with the protein product MLCIEGYTFNAPPFFMKVVHVGHTNSLALSHFQQAALSYGQACYVEAIHHYLAGLKLGTARHHYIYADLAKAYEMVGEWDTALACLDIALRLCPDSPTALRRKARILDEKACYNTLICLDDFNELPPLQFLEQLQLCPAKFPIQVVRSEFFDLTCHSEMNSQTIWNLCRLIYRTYSELGEMLGYYPASPVSISIANTNGRATSQHSMPKWASGCYDGGIRLAYCAAGEPVLSILYALLRHEWVHLLVHHVAHGHCPVWLDEGLAQSIARPMFESERRDFQQAGQMNRLLPFALLNKPFNQLPTKYRKLAYIQSTAVAEFLIQQFGLPKIRKLLHQLGNGTPIAIAIEHVFGCGLTEIPFLQESK
- a CDS encoding FHA domain-containing protein, which encodes MRFWKIWRRAGISADDLKKAEMLEAYTCWLKNERLSRKQKRLLKEINNFPDLQPLKQLIDFSYYRFEERENVIPPPGAEQRARERVMAEIRGEAVEADPVDVEGLELQPSYSLQGMGNEDTEISQVGASLPDAEALQKWDTQQPVESPELLKRYNAIRTLSRIHVRFEQKDDEVYVTDLGSSDTTYLDNAPVEASTRIQDGSTLKCGKISFKVVDIERS
- a CDS encoding CvpA family protein, which codes for MTKLDIGILILVGLAGISCYRAGFTRSVWGIFVIGIGFFTACQFWGQLAVVIQKLVANPSWAKWLSIVAIVLIVSILVDSLFERIQRILESGVLGWVNHLLGFGFGIVSGGLVIAFALILFNAYGPDGFKNEIANSRVAPYLTDVGNSVWAISKEHVQKQLDTE